The DNA window CCGCAGAGTCGTCAGAGACAGTCCGAACGGGCGGTCGAAGAATTTCGGAATGTCGCTTACGTGAAAGGCGGCCACGAACGACAGACGCTCGATGTCTATGTGCCTGAGGGAATCGAAGGCAAGAATCCGGTCGTGGTCTGGATTCACGGAGGCGGATGGCAGAATGGAAGCAAAGATCGTTGCCCGATTCAGTATCTCCTCGATCATGGCTATGTCGTCGCCAGCATCAACTATCGGCTGAGCGGCCACGCGATCTTCCCTGCCCAGTTGCATGACTGCAAAGCGGCCATTCGCTTTCTGAAGGCGAATGCAGACAAGTATCACATCGATGCCGATCGGATCGGTGTATGGGGATCCTCGGCTGGTGGCCATCTCGTGGCCCTGCTCGGAACGACCGGAGATGCCCCGAAGACCGAAGGCGATCTCGGTGTGACTTTTGGAAACGGAGCCGTGCAGGCTGTCTGTGACTTCTACGGCCCCACGGATTTCCTGACGATGGATGAAAGCAACGTAAAATCACGCCTCCGGCACAATGCGCCAGGCTCTCCGGAAGCGAAACTGCTGGGAGGCGTTCCGACTCAAACTCTGGATCAGGCTCGGGCCGCCTCTCCTCTGACTTATATCTCTGCCGAGGATCCTCCTTTCCTCATCTATCACGGAGACAAGGATCCGGTGGTGCCCCTGGGGCAGAGTCAGGTTCTCGAAAGGCGGCTCGAAGAGACAGGCGTCCCGGTCGAATTGATCGTCGTTGCCGGTGGTGGCCATGGACCATTTCACACGCCAGAGATCCAGGAGAACGTTCTGAAGTTCTTCGACAGGATTCTCAAAGCAAAATAGCTGAGGGGATTGCTCGTCCCAAAAGAAAAAAACTCCGTGGAAGAGTGAGTCTTCCGCGGAGTTTTCGGTTTTCAGCAGTGCGTTTCCGCCTACCGCTCGCGATTGACGCGAGACGGAGCCGTCGTTTCAGCGGCTGGGGTCGCAGACTCGTTTTCCCGAGCCTTCGCAGTGGCCAGGGCCACGAGGTTCTGTGCAGCCAGCAGGTGTCCGTTGCTGAAGACGCGACGGGGACCAGCCGGTCCGTAGTTGTTTTCTGTCTTGGTGGCCAGGTCGCGCCAGCTCATGCCGCTGCTGATATTCCAGGCGGCTGCCTGAGCGACGTCTTTATTCACCCGACCGGTGCCGATCAGAGCGAGCAGCTGATGCAGTGATTCGTCGTCGGAGAATTCTTCCGGGCGGACGAGTTTGTAATCGGCTCGAGGAGTCGGTTCCTTCTTGCCATGTTCGAGGCAAACCGTATTCAGCGGAATGGCGATCATCTTCTGGGCCGGAATGGAAAAGAATCCTCCCCCTCCCCCGCCGCCCGCGTCGAAACCACCGCCAAAGCCAGTCTGTCCCCCACCGCCGACCGCCTGCTGTCCGCCACCACCGCCACCGCCGTCACCGAGTCCTCCGCCGAGTCCGTCATCGAACTGCGGAAGGATCTGAACGCCGACCAGTGCCGCTGGCATCTGAACCGAAACCGGCTGGTCGGTCTTGTTCTCGAGGAACAGCGTGCCGTCCTTCGAGTCTTTCATGATCATCGTGTAAGCGATGGTTTCCTCTTCGATACCAGCAAACAGCTCGACCTTTTCGGCGTCTGGATCGTAGGAAAGCTTCCGGATTGGCTGCTGACTCAGCTTGCCAGCCTGCGCCAGGGACATGGCCCCGAACGCGACGCAGAGCGCGGCTGCCAGTGAGAATCGGGATTTCATTGAATTCAGCAACATCATGAGAAAAACCTCGCGGTGATCGAGAACCAGCGGGACTGACATCGTCGCGATGACCACGTCCGCAGAGATTGAAGGCAGACGTACAGCGGGAAGTTTTGCGCGACCCTTCCCTAATGCTATCGTGCATTCTTCAGTGCATACAATGAAAAGTTTTTCCCGAATCTGGTTTTGCGGGAAACTTTTGAGCGTCGCTGCGGAATGTAACAGCAGAAACCCGAACCAGTTGTCGATTACCGGACTCGGCGCGATCCCCTTGCGTTACCGGACGGATGAGCACTTCTTTCCCGAAGCTGGTAACGAGGTTTACCTGACCGGACCGCGATCCAGTCCGATTGGTCGGAATGCAGCGATTTCCTTGATTCGTCTGTGTTTCTGGACGATACCGAATGCTGCGACGGTACCGTCTGTTTCAGCTGGGGGGACGGCACCCGATGAACAAAACAGGAGCCGAATTGACGGATTCGTGGCTCCGAAACCGACTTCCGTGTCGAGCTTGTCGCCGGGAGTCCGCGCAGTGGATCTCTTCCAGCTGCCTCAAGTTACGATACGGGATGAAGTTGGGCCAAATGTTTTTCAGGTTTCCTGCAACTGATCGTTTCTACCGAAGCATTGCTTCGATGATTGTCCTTGGGGGACTGGTCCAGGCCGTGGGCTGCCAGCACTCCAGGATGACGATTGGTCAAATCGACGAGACGCCGGGCACGTCGCTGGCGGAGTACGAAGACTTCTCGCTCAGCTATGAGACAGATACCGCCCCGCGATCCAAATCACTGATTCCCGGTCCAATTCGCACGGTGTCCGGCTCTCTGATTGACGGGAAGCCAGCCAGCGACGAGCGCTTCGCTGAGGAACGCTGGTCCCGGGCCCGGTTTCAATTGATCTATCCGCACCCCAGTGGCAATGCGGAAAAGGGGCTCGCCCGGCTTATCATCACCCGGCACTCGCCCATGGCTTCGAATGACGACGATTCGGCGTTCCCGTTGCAACGGCATGTCGCCGGACTCCTCGCCTCCGCCCGAGATACGCCGGGGCGCCTGCTTGGTTTTGGAGAAAGTCGAACGCCGCCAGTTTCTCATGGTGAAGAGATCTGGGAGCTCGATCTGCCTAAGGAAGAGATTGATATTCTGCTGGCGGAACTGTCCCATCGAGGGTTCTTCCAGAAGCAGGAACGGCCACGCGGTGAAGCTCTCGTGCGCGTCGAGATCGACAACGACCGAGTGTCGAAACGCTGGACGAACGAGCCGCGTCTCGAGGAACTCATGCTTCAAGTTTACAACGAGGGGCGACTGTCAGCGTTCGGTCGAAAAGCACCCGACACTCTACTGTCGAAAAATGGCCGGACTGCTGAAGCACTCGATCGACCTGTGACAAGCCGATCGAAGTCCTGATCACTGCGGTGGCATCTCCGCCGCAATCTCTTCCCACCGCTCGATCAACATCTGCAAACGTTCTGGTTCCCGGCGGGCCAGATCGTGCGTTTCTGAGGTATCGTTGCTCAGATTGAACAGCTCCCACTGCGGCTCGTTCCGTTTCCGGCTGTTATTAACGAGCTTCCAATCGCCCTTCCTCAATGCGGCTTTCTGATTCTGTCGCCAGAACAGTTCGTCGTGCGGCGGATTCGATTCCTCATCAGTGAGAAACGGCAGCAGATTCACGCCATCGGATCGACCGGCTGGAGCAACGATCCCGGCTGCGGCCAGAGTCGTCGGAAGGATATCCGTTGCACAGACAGGTTCATCGAACTGAGAACCAGCCGGGAGACGGCCGTTCCACTGCATGAGGAATGGCACACGGATACCGCCCTCGTACAGATCCCCCTTCTCTCCCCGCAGCGGGGCATTGCTCGAAGTCAACTCCCGTGTCGGACCCCCGTTATCACTGAGGAATACAATCAGCGTGTTGTCATTGAGGCCATTCTTCTGGAGAACCTTCAGGACCTCGGCCATGCTGTCATCCATGTTGGCCAGCATCGCGGCAAAGATGCGACGCTGGATGTCTTCGATGTGGCGGAACTTCCGCATGTAAGACTCAGCCCCCTGGAGTGGACTGTGGACGGCATTGTAAGCCACATACAGGAAGAACGGTTGATCCCGGGAACGTTCGATAAAACCGCAGGCTTCCCGGGTGATCGCATCGGTGAAGTACGCGGCTTCTTCGACCGGCTGGCTGCTTCTGAGGATCGGGTTGTTGGCATCGTAGGCCGGTTCAGCGTTCCCCATATGTGTCGAGAAGGTCGTTGATCCGATTGTGACGCGTCCCTCCGAGCCATCTGGCAGTCGCTTCACTCGCAACATGGTCGAGACGCCTTCGAACGGGGGTGGCACATAATAGTGTCCCTCGTGGAGGAAACCGAAGAACTCGTCGAAGCCTCGCCGCTGGGGATGGAATCGAGCCGTTCCTCCGAGATGCCATTTCCCGACCAGAGCCGTCTTGTAGCCGGCATCCTTGAAGTACTGGGCGAGCGTCTTTTCACTCACCGGAAGACCGACGTCAGGATCTTCATTCGCCGCACCGACCGGGTTCTTCTCGTAACCGAATCGCGACTGGTAACGACCGGTCATCAACGCTGCCCGGGAGGGGCTGCAATAAGACGCGGTGACATAGCCGGATGTCAAGCAGACACCGTTTCGTCGGATGGATTCAATGGCGGGTGTCGGAAAATCGAACTCGCTTCGCCAGGCGGACTCCGCGTAACCCAGATCATCCGCCAGAAAGACGATAACGTTGGGCCGCTGTTCCGTTGCCCGAAGAGCCGAGTCGGGACAGAGGGCTGACAGACAGCAGAGTATCGCGATGGCACGCATGAAGCTTCCCTGGTTTCGGAGAACCTATTTCTTGACCCGTCGACGATTTTCGAACGGGATCTGCGTCAACCCCTTCGGCTGCTCCTGGGCGGCATGAATTCGTTCGTGCAGCTGTTCCGCGAGCCGGCTCATAATGTCACGTGAGGCTTCATTGTTGGCCAGGTTCTTCATTTCTTCGGGATCGGACTCATGGTCGTACAGCTCTTTGCCGTCGGCTCCGTTTTCTCCCCACTCCGTGTATCGATAGCGGGCCGTGCGGATGCTGTAGCCGTTGCCGAAGTGACTAAGTGCTGAGGAGGGCTGTTCGCTGGCGGCATCGTTCAGAATTCCCGCGAGGCTGTCTCCCTGAACGGTTCCGGGAGCCTTGAGGCCACACAGGTCGGCCAGCGTGGGGTAGAAGTCGACCATTTCGACCGGTTCTCTCGCCACGCCGCCACGGTCCTCGACCCCGGGCCCGGCGATAATCAGTGGAACGCGGGTCGCATTTTCGAACAGTGTCGATTTCTGCCAATGGCCATGCTCGCCCATGTGATATCCGTGATCCGAGGTGAACACGACGACCGTATTCTGGTCCAGCCCCGTTATCTTCAAGGCATCCAGAATGCGCCCCACCTGAGCATCCGCAAACGTGATGGTCGCGTGATAGGCCTGAATCGCCTGCCGTGCGAGGTCATCGTCGAGATCAACCTGATGTTTCTTGGCTCGAATCGATTTCACTGCCGGTTGCGGGATCGTGTCCAGATAGCCGGCCGGGACTTTGGGAACTTCGATTTTGTCCGCCGGATACTTCCGGAAATAGTCGTGAGGCGCCACGTACGGCGTGTGCGGACGATAAAGCCCTACAGCCATGAAGAAGCTCTGCTTCGACTTCCTGTATCCCTTCAGCCGCTCGATCGCTTCATCAGCGGCGATTCCATCCGTCTGTTCCTGATCGGTCCCATCGGCGGACAACCAGCTCAGGGTGCCTCCGTAACTGCCGGGGACCAGGCTGAAGATCCTGTCCTGTTCGATCACGTCCCTCCCGCGCGGATTGACCGTAATGTCCCAGGAATACGGATCATCATGTCCGCTGGTTCCGATGTGCAGCGGCACGTTGTAGTGGTAGATTTTGCCGATTCGAGTCGCCAGATACCCGGCGTCACGAAACATCTGAGACATCGTCTTCACATTCGGAAGATGCTCCCGGATGTAAATCGCGTTCCGCTTCACCAGCGTCTGGTCGGGGTACAGGCCCGTCATGAACGAAGCGCGGCTCGGTCCACACAGAGCGAACTGACAATAAGCCCGATCGAAACGCACCCCCTGCTCCGCCAGTCGGTCAATATTCGGCGATTCGACGCGATCGTCTCCGTAGCAGCCCAGGTCGCAGTTCAGGTCGTCACAGATGATGAATAGAACGTTCGGGCGCGAGTCCTCCGCCCTGGCGGAAGGCGTTTGGGCAACAATGAATAACAGCGCCAGCGCGATCAGACGGCGAATCATCCGGGACTCCTCAGCTCTCTTGTTGACATGGCCTGCGGGGGGGAAGCCGGCATCAGCTCCTGCGATGAACGCAGGTATAAGTGATTGCTGATGGGAAAACAAGTGGCGGCCGAGATCGTACGCCGGTGGACCCAAAGCAGTCAGACGCTGAACGTCTGGGGTCCACGAAAGAAAGTCAAAGTGCCCAGAAGAGGATTCGAACCTCCACGGGGTATTAACCCCACCAGGCCCTCAACCTGGCGCGTCTGCCAATTCCGCCATCTGGGCAGGCACTTTGGACAGGCGAACTTTATCGCGGACTGGGCATCGAATCAACTCTCGACGGCCAAAGTTCAACGCGACCACGACTTTTCGACGCAGGATTTTATCGATCCTGCAAGAAACTCCCAACAGAACGCCCTCAAATACGTATGATTAAGTGACACCAAACCACAGGAAATGTTCAGCGGTATGTCTCAATCTGACACGGAAATTCTGCTCGAAGACCGAACTTCTTCGGTCAGCGACGCGAGGCTCGTCGAAGACGTCCGCCGCGGCGATCAGGATTCGTTCCGTCTTCTTGTCGAACGCTATGAAAGTCGCCTCTACCGGGTGATCTATCGATTCGTTCGCGATGACAGTCTGGCCGAGGATCTGGCTCAGGAAGCGTTCATCCGGGCTTATGAGAATCTGGATCAGTTTGATCTTTCTCGGCGGTTCGGTCCGTGGTTATTCCGAATTGGCGTGAATCTCACGCTGGATTATCTGCGGAAACGCAAACGCCGTGGCTGGACGTCCCTGTTCAGTGAGGTGAATCCCGACCAGCCACTGAATCCCGGCACAAGCGACCCCCGGGATAATCTCGATATCAATGAAGAGGTCAGTCGCGTCATGCAGGAGTTACCTGAGAAATACCGCTCGGTGCTTGTGCTTCGCGATCTGGAAAATTTTTCGACGGCAGAAATTGCGGCCATTATTGGTCGTAAGGAAGCCACAATCCGCTGGCGACTGGCCGAGGCTCGCAACCGATTCAAGGTGGCCTGGATCAAGCGGATGGGGGATCCGGCAAACGGATCCGAAATGGAAACTCAGGATGAGTCGGACTCCGAATAGGTTCGAGAGACGATTCAGGAAACAGTAAAGTATCAGGTGCGATTATGAGTTGTCATTGCGTTGAAAACCGGCAGCAGCTGGCTTTGCTGGTCGGCCGAGATGCGGTGGGGGATCTGCCGGAACATCTTCGCCGCAGCGTGTCCAGCTGTCCGCAGTGTCGCGAGTATTTTCGCGGTCTCTGCCAGTCGATGGCGGCGATCAATCATGTTCATGAGGAGGAAGTCCCTCATCTCCGGTGTTCTCTGTGGAATTCGCTGTCGAAGCGGCTGCCCGAGAAGCGGGTTCGCTCGAATGCGATGCAGGACTTGAAACGTCAACTGGTTCCGGTCTTCTCCATGACTGCGGCCTGCCTGGTGCTGGCGGTCGTCTTTCTCGACAGTCGGCCGACGGGCAATCGAATCTACCAGACCACCAGTGCCCGCGGCACGCAGGGGATGACATTGCCATTGATGCCAGTCCAGCAGTCCGCCCATTCAGGCTTCGACGGCGGAGTTTCTCTGATCGATGGTGCGATGATGTCCTCGCCATTGGCCACCCCGTCCTGGGAGGAGAATTCTTCCCCCTTCAACAGAGCCGAGGAACTGGAGCGGGAAGTATTTCTTGATAAGATGAGCGAAGATCTGCTTCGATTTCGCGAGCACTACAAATCGCTGCGTCCGTAGAGCTGTTCCCCTGATGGCGTAGCTGTCCTTTGTGTCCCCCCCTGTGTTTTGGGGAGGATTAACTCGCGGACATACGGTCGAGCGATTCGTTCCCGGTTTGATAGAGACATCTACGGAATAATCAAAATGCCACTGTTTGAGTATCGCTGTTCGGATTGCGATTCAGAGTTCGAACTCCTGGTGCGGACTTCCGGCGATGCGGAGTGTCCCACCCACCTGTGGAACCAGGACACTTGAAAAGCTGCTGAGCGTTCCCACGGCTCGTGTGAACCAGTTGCCCATGGCCGGTGGCTGTCCCCCTTCGGACGCCCCGCCCTGCAATCCGCATTGTAGCCGTCTGCCGCAATAGCTCGCTCACGGTCTGCAATTATTTCGAATTCGAATCGCCAGCTGGTTCTCCTGCTGGCGATTCTTCGTTTCCACCGAGCCAGCGAGCCGAGAATGCTTCCAGTTCTTCCAGCCGAGCGGCGGGAATGGTCTCGCTCCCATTGGTCTTTAGCCATGCCAGATCGTCACCGGCGGTCGCCGATTCCCGTTCTCGTATGGCGATCAGGCACCGGAGATAACGGTGTTCGAGCTCGTTGTCCGTATCGACCGCGACGAGCAGATTCAGGTAGCGCAAGACCCCCGAATAGTCCTGCTCCTGTTCGGAGATTCCCTGAAGGTTGCGGATCATCCGAACCAGGATCTGTCGTTCGGACTGAGGTTCAAGATACTTCTCGTTCCACGGAAGCTGATGTTCTCCTTCGACTCGGGAGATGGCATCGATCAGCCCCAGTTTCTGACCTCGGTCGAAGACATCGAGCAGGTCCCCCGGCTCGCCATCGACGAACTGTCTGACGACAAAATGCCCCGGCAGACCGATGCCGCGAACGTCGAGCCCCAACCGTTCCGCCATGCCGATGTAGAGTGAGGAAAGGGTGATCGGAAGTCCTTCACGATCATCAATCACCTCGCTGAGGTAGCTGTTGGACTTGTGATAATAATTGGTCCGGCTGCCGTGGAATCCGCTTTCCTCGAACAGGTATCGATCGAGCAGTTGCCGTTTCGCGACCTCATCCCCATCGGAATCTTCCGCCAGTTCGCGAACGTCGTTCACCATCGACTCAACGGACTGAAGATAGCTGTCGACATCGATTTCCGCATTGTCGTAACGGGCCAGCAGCAAACCGAGGGTGACCACATCGGCGTCAGCTTCCTCCAGCTCGGAGAGAATCTGTTCCGAGACCTGCATCTCATGATTTCGCCGGCGAAGCTTACG is part of the Rubinisphaera margarita genome and encodes:
- a CDS encoding alpha/beta hydrolase fold domain-containing protein, which translates into the protein MDRNRDGKLQLDEIPEQMRPFFQRADANKDGVVTREEIQAARQPGPQSRQRQSERAVEEFRNVAYVKGGHERQTLDVYVPEGIEGKNPVVVWIHGGGWQNGSKDRCPIQYLLDHGYVVASINYRLSGHAIFPAQLHDCKAAIRFLKANADKYHIDADRIGVWGSSAGGHLVALLGTTGDAPKTEGDLGVTFGNGAVQAVCDFYGPTDFLTMDESNVKSRLRHNAPGSPEAKLLGGVPTQTLDQARAASPLTYISAEDPPFLIYHGDKDPVVPLGQSQVLERRLEETGVPVELIVVAGGGHGPFHTPEIQENVLKFFDRILKAK
- a CDS encoding sulfatase-like hydrolase/transferase, giving the protein MRAIAILCCLSALCPDSALRATEQRPNVIVFLADDLGYAESAWRSEFDFPTPAIESIRRNGVCLTSGYVTASYCSPSRAALMTGRYQSRFGYEKNPVGAANEDPDVGLPVSEKTLAQYFKDAGYKTALVGKWHLGGTARFHPQRRGFDEFFGFLHEGHYYVPPPFEGVSTMLRVKRLPDGSEGRVTIGSTTFSTHMGNAEPAYDANNPILRSSQPVEEAAYFTDAITREACGFIERSRDQPFFLYVAYNAVHSPLQGAESYMRKFRHIEDIQRRIFAAMLANMDDSMAEVLKVLQKNGLNDNTLIVFLSDNGGPTRELTSSNAPLRGEKGDLYEGGIRVPFLMQWNGRLPAGSQFDEPVCATDILPTTLAAAGIVAPAGRSDGVNLLPFLTDEESNPPHDELFWRQNQKAALRKGDWKLVNNSRKRNEPQWELFNLSNDTSETHDLARREPERLQMLIERWEEIAAEMPPQ
- a CDS encoding sulfatase, with the translated sequence MIRRLIALALLFIVAQTPSARAEDSRPNVLFIICDDLNCDLGCYGDDRVESPNIDRLAEQGVRFDRAYCQFALCGPSRASFMTGLYPDQTLVKRNAIYIREHLPNVKTMSQMFRDAGYLATRIGKIYHYNVPLHIGTSGHDDPYSWDITVNPRGRDVIEQDRIFSLVPGSYGGTLSWLSADGTDQEQTDGIAADEAIERLKGYRKSKQSFFMAVGLYRPHTPYVAPHDYFRKYPADKIEVPKVPAGYLDTIPQPAVKSIRAKKHQVDLDDDLARQAIQAYHATITFADAQVGRILDALKITGLDQNTVVVFTSDHGYHMGEHGHWQKSTLFENATRVPLIIAGPGVEDRGGVAREPVEMVDFYPTLADLCGLKAPGTVQGDSLAGILNDAASEQPSSALSHFGNGYSIRTARYRYTEWGENGADGKELYDHESDPEEMKNLANNEASRDIMSRLAEQLHERIHAAQEQPKGLTQIPFENRRRVKK
- a CDS encoding RNA polymerase sigma factor — its product is MSQSDTEILLEDRTSSVSDARLVEDVRRGDQDSFRLLVERYESRLYRVIYRFVRDDSLAEDLAQEAFIRAYENLDQFDLSRRFGPWLFRIGVNLTLDYLRKRKRRGWTSLFSEVNPDQPLNPGTSDPRDNLDINEEVSRVMQELPEKYRSVLVLRDLENFSTAEIAAIIGRKEATIRWRLAEARNRFKVAWIKRMGDPANGSEMETQDESDSE
- a CDS encoding FmdB family zinc ribbon protein, translating into MPLFEYRCSDCDSEFELLVRTSGDAECPTHLWNQDT